A region of Lycium barbarum isolate Lr01 chromosome 3, ASM1917538v2, whole genome shotgun sequence DNA encodes the following proteins:
- the LOC132630359 gene encoding transcription factor AS1, whose protein sequence is MRERQRWRAEEDALLRTYVRQYGPKEWHLVSQRMNAPLNRDAKSCLERWKNYLKPGIKKGSLTEEEQRLVIQLQAKHGNKWKKIAAEVPGRTAKRLGKWWEVFKEKQQREQKENNKVVDTVDEGKYDHILETFAEKIVKERSAVPGLLMATSNGGFLHADAPAPAPQTLLPPWLSNSTAPSTARSSSPSVTLSLSSSTVPPTTTPGIPWLQTDRGSFPHHGIAAPPCGENPFITELAECCKELDEGHRTWTAHKKEAAWRLRRVELQLESEKAGKVREKMEEIEAKMKALREEQKATLDRIEAEYKEQLAGLRRDAEVKEQKLAEQWASKHLRLAKFLEQMGCQSRLAEPNGGR, encoded by the coding sequence ATGAGGGAGAGGCAACGGTGGCGAGCTGAAGAGGATGCTTTGTTGCGGACATATGTGAGACAGTATGGACCAAAAGAATGGCACCTTGTATCACAGCGTATGAACGCACCACTCAACAGGGACGCTAAGTCTTGTTTGGAAAGGTGGAAAAACTACCTCAAACCGGGGATTAAAAAAGGATCACTCACTGAAGAAGAGCAGCGTCTTGTTATCCAGCTACAAGCTAAACACGGTAACAAATGGAAGAAAATAGCAGCTGAAGTACCAGGCCGAACTGCTAAAAGATTGGGAAAGTGGTGGGAAGTATTCAAAGAGAAACAACAGAGAGAACAGAAAGAAAACAATAAGGTTGTTGATACAGTAGACGAGGGAAAATACGACCACATTCTCGAGACCTTTGCAGAGAAGATTGTGAAAGAGCGGAGTGCTGTCCCAGGTTTACTTATGGCTACTTCTAACGGAGGTTTCCTCCACGCTGATGCACCAGCTCCCGCCCCACAAACTCTTCTTCCTCCATGGCTTTCTAATTCAACCGCTCCTTCAACTGCCAGATCATCATCTCCATCCGTGACTTTAAGTCTCTCCTCCTCAACAGTGCCGCCTACAACTACGCCTGGCATTCCATGGCTACAAACAGATAGAGGCAGTTTTCCTCATCATGGGATTGCTGCTCCACCTTGTGGAGAAAATCCATTTATTACTGAGCTTGCGGAATGCTGTAAAGAACTGGATGAAGGGCATCGTACTTGGACAGCACATAAAAAGGAAGCAGCTTGGAGGTTAAGGAGGGTGGAATTACAACTAGAATCAGAGAAAGCAGGCAAAGTTAGGGAGAAGATGGAGGAAATTGAAGCCAAAATGAAAGCTCTGAGAGAAGAGCAAAAGGCAACTCTAGACAGAATTGAAGCAGAATACAAGGAGCAACTAGCAGGCTTGAGGAGGGacgcggaagtgaaagagcagaaATTGGCCGAGCAATGGGCTTCCAAACACCTGCGCCTTGCTAAGTTTCTTGAGCAAATGGGATGCCAATCAAGACTTGCAGAACCTAATGGCGGCCGCTAA